One window from the genome of Elusimicrobiota bacterium encodes:
- a CDS encoding transposase, protein MTRKRYTEEQIIGILKESEAGADTRALCRKYGMSDASFYKWKAKFSGMDVYDARRLKLLENENNVTVQGDKPF, encoded by the coding sequence ATGACCCGAAAGCGGTATACAGAAGAACAGATCATAGGAATCCTGAAGGAATCAGAAGCGGGGGCCGATACGCGGGCGCTGTGTCGAAAATATGGGATGTCGGACGCTAGCTTCTACAAATGGAAAGCTAAATTCAGCGGGATGGATGTATACGATGCACGGCGGCTGAAATTGCTGGAGAATGAAAACAACGTAACCGTTCAGGGGGACAAGCCCTTTTGA
- a CDS encoding LegC family aminotransferase has protein sequence MRSNPKSFIPLSVPCLKGNAWNYIKDCLDSGWVSSAGTYVNLFETMIQNRLDGGSAVAVSSGTAALHTALLVMGVGSGDEVVVPAMTFVATANAVTYCGAKPVFVDVSPLSWGLDPFKVEEFIEQRCDIQKGKLINRTTGRRVRGIIPVHLLGHPVDMDPILQLARRYGLFVVEDACESLGGLYKGRPIGRLADIGCFSFNGNKVITTGGGGLIITDNRQRAARARHLTTQAKKHPEEYIHDQVGYNYRLSNIAAALGCSQVELLDEFLNEKRRIAKYYRQAFAGISDLECMPNAAWASPTHWLFTICLKRRGGASRLVPFLRQRGIEARRLWKPLFRLPFHRDCEAFKIDFTNTLYDQAVSLPSFVGLSLSHQIKIVKAVLSFL, from the coding sequence ATGCGGTCTAATCCCAAATCATTCATTCCCCTCTCTGTCCCTTGCCTAAAAGGGAACGCGTGGAATTACATAAAGGATTGTCTCGACAGCGGATGGGTGTCCTCGGCGGGGACCTACGTAAATTTATTCGAGACCATGATCCAAAATCGGTTGGACGGAGGATCCGCTGTTGCGGTCTCCAGTGGGACCGCCGCCCTTCATACGGCTCTTTTGGTGATGGGGGTGGGATCTGGGGATGAGGTCGTTGTTCCGGCAATGACATTTGTGGCCACCGCAAACGCAGTGACGTATTGTGGAGCGAAACCCGTTTTTGTCGATGTTTCCCCTCTCTCGTGGGGATTGGACCCATTTAAAGTGGAAGAGTTCATTGAGCAGAGATGCGATATTCAAAAGGGGAAACTCATCAACCGAACTACGGGGAGAAGAGTGAGAGGAATCATTCCCGTCCATTTACTGGGACACCCTGTCGACATGGACCCAATCCTGCAGCTCGCCCGTCGTTACGGTTTGTTTGTTGTGGAAGATGCCTGTGAGTCTCTGGGGGGGCTCTACAAGGGAAGACCGATTGGTCGGCTCGCCGATATTGGTTGCTTTAGTTTTAACGGGAATAAAGTGATTACGACCGGGGGAGGGGGGCTGATCATTACCGATAATCGTCAACGGGCGGCCCGGGCTCGCCATTTGACGACTCAAGCGAAGAAGCACCCAGAGGAATATATTCACGATCAGGTGGGTTACAACTATCGCCTTTCCAATATCGCTGCTGCTCTGGGATGCTCTCAAGTGGAACTTCTTGATGAGTTCCTGAATGAAAAAAGACGAATTGCAAAATATTACAGGCAGGCTTTTGCCGGGATATCGGATTTGGAGTGTATGCCGAATGCCGCATGGGCCTCTCCGACGCATTGGTTGTTTACCATTTGTCTCAAGCGTCGTGGAGGTGCATCCAGGCTCGTTCCATTTTTGCGTCAGCGAGGCATAGAGGCACGCCGGCTGTGGAAACCATTGTTCCGTCTCCCCTTTCATCGGGATTGTGAAGCTTTTAAGATTGATTTTACCAACACACTTTATGATCAAGCCGTTAGCCTCCCTTCCTTTGTTGGGTTATCTTTGTCGCATCAGATAAAAATCGTGAAAGCCGTTTTGTCCTTTTTATAA
- a CDS encoding SDR family NAD(P)-dependent oxidoreductase: MGWKNRRVLVTGAGGFVGSHLAERLLIRGARVRALVRYNSLGTWGWLDHSNQKKEIEIFAGDVREKDSLKKAFHGIDVVFHLAALIGIPYSYETPASYVKTNIEGTLNVLQLALDSGAKVIHTSTSEVYGTACSVPISEEHLLRAQSPYAASKIAADKIVEAFHFSYGLPVVTVRPFNIFGPRQSMRAVIPTIIGQILNGTKIQLGNLKATRDLNFVTDTVEGFLLAGVTPRAIGRVINLGSGREISIGDLAKKILRLMGRNNPILTDRHRIRPHRSEVERLCANSAVAKQLLRWEPTCSLENGLRETISWIEENSSRYQSTSYAV, translated from the coding sequence ATGGGATGGAAAAATAGAAGAGTTCTGGTAACCGGGGCTGGGGGGTTTGTCGGGAGTCATTTAGCGGAACGATTGCTAATAAGGGGAGCCCGCGTACGTGCTCTAGTAAGATATAATTCTCTTGGGACGTGGGGATGGCTGGATCACTCCAATCAAAAAAAAGAAATTGAAATCTTTGCTGGGGATGTCCGGGAAAAAGATTCATTAAAGAAAGCGTTCCATGGTATTGATGTGGTGTTTCATTTAGCCGCTCTCATTGGAATCCCTTATTCCTACGAAACCCCTGCTTCCTATGTGAAAACAAATATTGAGGGGACTTTGAATGTTCTCCAGTTGGCACTGGATTCGGGTGCGAAAGTTATTCACACATCAACAAGTGAGGTTTACGGAACGGCCTGTTCCGTTCCTATTTCGGAAGAGCATTTGCTCCGAGCTCAATCGCCTTATGCCGCTTCAAAAATCGCCGCTGACAAAATAGTTGAGGCGTTCCACTTTTCGTATGGATTGCCTGTTGTTACGGTTCGCCCGTTCAATATTTTTGGGCCCCGCCAATCCATGCGGGCCGTGATTCCCACGATTATCGGTCAAATTTTGAATGGGACAAAGATTCAACTGGGAAACCTCAAAGCCACTCGGGATCTGAACTTCGTCACGGATACGGTCGAAGGATTCTTACTGGCGGGAGTTACTCCTCGTGCGATCGGTCGTGTCATTAATTTGGGGTCCGGTCGAGAAATCTCCATTGGGGATTTGGCAAAAAAGATCCTACGCCTAATGGGGAGAAATAATCCTATTCTCACAGATCGTCATCGAATTCGTCCTCACAGAAGTGAAGTCGAGCGCTTGTGTGCCAATTCTGCCGTTGCCAAACAATTACTCCGCTGGGAACCCACCTGTTCTTTGGAAAATGGCCTTCGAGAAACGATCTCATGGATCGAAGAGAACTCTTCGCGCTATCAATCCACCTCCTATGCGGTCTAA
- a CDS encoding nucleotidyltransferase family protein — protein MAIEKPSRMKPMESLSDPRPLSIPIDREGLIVRPEDSLQRVIASIDQNQTGSVLVLDSSKRLKDVITDGDIRRALLAGICLEAPVRLLQKRRSTSPYPKPVTAPWNATTNDLYRLMRKKQVLQVPLLDRRGFVVGVAIAGDLIHHDKQGFQAVVMAGGFGKRLSRLTRKTPKPMLPIGKRPLLERILKQLKEAGIHRIHVTTHYRSEKIIQYIGDGEHWGLNVNYLQESQPQGTAGSLRRLKGLGPFLVVNGDILTQVDYRAMARFHNEVKPIMTVGVRRYETSIPFGVIQLDGDRVKSFSEKPVIQNHIYAGICLLNAKALSFIPKRRRFEMPDLIRILLRKGKKVAGFPIHESWMDIGTPQSYRLAKEAFKENIRFQRQGPVVPGTGT, from the coding sequence ATGGCGATTGAGAAACCCTCTCGAATGAAGCCCATGGAAAGTTTGTCTGACCCAAGGCCTCTTTCGATTCCTATCGATCGGGAGGGGCTCATCGTCCGTCCAGAAGATTCGCTTCAAAGGGTGATCGCTTCTATTGACCAGAACCAAACGGGCTCTGTTTTGGTTCTGGATTCATCGAAAAGACTGAAGGATGTGATTACGGATGGGGATATTCGCAGGGCTCTCCTCGCTGGAATTTGTTTAGAAGCTCCGGTTCGGCTGTTGCAAAAACGCCGGTCCACCTCTCCCTACCCAAAACCCGTGACAGCTCCATGGAATGCGACAACAAACGATCTTTATCGATTGATGAGGAAAAAGCAGGTGCTTCAAGTCCCCCTTCTGGACCGGAGGGGTTTCGTCGTAGGGGTGGCCATTGCAGGGGATTTAATCCACCACGATAAACAGGGATTTCAGGCGGTGGTTATGGCCGGGGGGTTTGGGAAGCGATTGAGCCGATTGACAAGGAAAACTCCTAAACCCATGCTTCCGATTGGAAAGAGACCTCTATTGGAGCGTATCTTAAAGCAATTGAAAGAGGCCGGGATTCATCGTATTCACGTGACAACGCACTATCGATCGGAAAAGATCATCCAATATATTGGAGATGGTGAACACTGGGGTTTGAATGTGAATTACTTACAAGAGTCCCAACCGCAGGGGACGGCAGGTTCTCTCCGACGGCTCAAAGGTCTCGGGCCATTTCTAGTGGTCAACGGGGATATCCTTACTCAGGTGGATTATCGGGCTATGGCTCGATTTCACAACGAAGTTAAACCCATCATGACTGTGGGCGTTCGGCGATACGAGACCTCGATTCCTTTTGGTGTCATTCAATTGGATGGGGACCGGGTTAAAAGTTTTTCTGAAAAACCGGTGATTCAAAATCATATTTATGCGGGGATATGTTTGCTGAATGCAAAGGCCTTGTCTTTCATCCCAAAACGACGTAGGTTCGAGATGCCGGATTTGATCCGAATCCTTCTTCGAAAAGGTAAAAAAGTAGCGGGTTTCCCAATTCATGAATCCTGGATGGATATCGGAACTCCGCAAAGTTACCGATTAGCCAAGGAGGCCTTCAAGGAGAATATCCGTTTCCAGCGACAGGGGCCAGTCGTGCCCGGAACCGGAACCTAG
- a CDS encoding N-acetyl sugar amidotransferase, protein MSEIKSSLSTLPEAKFGLPQEVRFCRRCVISNQRPCSYPEFRHDKERRTPTVHLDEEGVCDACRYAERKLGIDWEKREKELLALLERHRRSDGNYDCIVPGSGGKDSVFAAHTLKYKYGMHPLTITWPPLLYTDIGRKNFRAWIENGGFDNITFKPNGRTHRLLTRLSIENLLHPFQTFILGQKNLAPKIALQYNVPLIFYGESEAEYGNPIAETATSLRDQSYYTIQSLNDVRLGGVCIRELVENHGISLADMRAYLPAEPKELEASPIEVHYLGYYLKWTPQESYYYSVENVGFEANPVRTEGTYSKYNSLDDKIDGFHYYTTFIKFGLGRASYDASQEIRNKHLTRQEGVSLVKRFDGEFPNRYFVEVMEYIGLNPDKFHELCDAFRSPHLWVRENDKWRLRNPLE, encoded by the coding sequence ATGTCTGAGATAAAATCTTCATTGTCAACTCTTCCTGAAGCTAAATTTGGTCTTCCTCAGGAAGTCCGGTTCTGTCGTCGTTGTGTTATTTCAAATCAGAGACCGTGCTCCTATCCCGAATTTCGCCATGACAAAGAGCGTCGAACTCCCACCGTTCATCTTGACGAAGAGGGTGTCTGTGATGCTTGCCGTTACGCTGAACGTAAATTAGGGATCGATTGGGAGAAGAGGGAAAAGGAATTGCTGGCCTTGTTGGAACGTCACCGTCGGTCAGATGGAAACTACGATTGTATTGTTCCTGGAAGCGGGGGCAAGGACAGTGTTTTTGCTGCTCACACGCTCAAGTATAAATACGGGATGCACCCGTTGACGATCACCTGGCCCCCTCTCCTCTACACGGACATCGGACGTAAAAATTTTAGAGCCTGGATTGAAAACGGAGGGTTTGACAACATCACCTTTAAACCCAATGGACGTACGCACCGATTGCTAACTCGTTTGTCGATTGAAAATCTTTTGCACCCATTTCAAACCTTTATTTTAGGGCAGAAAAACCTAGCTCCTAAAATTGCCCTGCAGTATAATGTTCCACTGATTTTTTATGGTGAAAGCGAAGCGGAATATGGAAATCCCATTGCGGAAACAGCCACTTCACTTCGGGACCAGTCCTACTACACCATTCAGAGCCTGAATGACGTGCGATTAGGGGGGGTCTGCATACGTGAACTTGTTGAAAACCATGGTATTTCGCTCGCCGATATGAGAGCCTATTTGCCAGCGGAACCCAAAGAGCTCGAAGCCTCTCCTATTGAAGTACATTATTTAGGGTATTACCTAAAATGGACTCCCCAAGAAAGTTATTACTACTCGGTTGAGAACGTTGGGTTTGAAGCCAATCCCGTTCGAACAGAAGGGACCTACAGTAAATACAACAGTCTTGACGATAAAATAGATGGATTTCATTACTACACAACATTTATAAAATTCGGTTTGGGGCGCGCGAGCTACGACGCTTCGCAAGAAATAAGGAACAAACACTTAACGCGCCAAGAAGGGGTCTCTTTGGTGAAGCGTTTTGATGGAGAATTCCCCAATCGGTATTTTGTTGAAGTGATGGAATATATTGGATTGAACCCGGATAAGTTCCATGAATTATGCGATGCGTTCAGGTCCCCTCATTTGTGGGTTCGAGAGAATGATAAATGGCGATTGAGAAACCCTCTCGAATGA
- the hisH gene encoding imidazole glycerol phosphate synthase subunit HisH: MRVAIVDCGRGNLFSVSSACRFVGLEVSVTSDPKEIMGSAGVILPGVGAFGDAMAALKRRDLLSVLRDVVLVGKPFMGICLGFQILFSESNEFGTHPGLGVFPGDVVRLENNDGDQRLKIPHVGWYPIWPGSEGQWNGTLLEGMPTGESFYFVHSFHVRPGIGLPSLALSRFSNTDYCAAVQQGEVFGCQFHPERSGPAGLKIYKAFANRVGKETEHV, from the coding sequence ATGAGGGTTGCCATTGTTGATTGTGGGCGGGGAAATCTTTTTAGCGTGAGCTCCGCATGCCGGTTCGTCGGCCTTGAAGTAAGCGTGACGAGCGATCCCAAAGAGATCATGGGTTCGGCCGGTGTAATCCTTCCGGGTGTCGGGGCCTTTGGGGATGCAATGGCGGCCCTGAAACGTCGAGATCTATTGTCTGTCCTTCGGGATGTGGTATTGGTTGGAAAGCCGTTCATGGGCATCTGTCTGGGTTTCCAAATACTTTTCTCTGAAAGTAATGAGTTTGGCACCCATCCGGGATTGGGGGTGTTTCCGGGCGACGTTGTCAGGTTGGAAAACAATGACGGTGATCAGAGGCTAAAAATCCCTCATGTTGGTTGGTATCCAATTTGGCCGGGTTCAGAAGGTCAGTGGAACGGAACACTCCTAGAGGGGATGCCCACGGGGGAATCCTTTTATTTTGTCCATTCCTTTCACGTGCGTCCCGGAATAGGCTTGCCCTCCCTCGCATTGAGTCGGTTCTCCAACACGGATTATTGCGCCGCTGTGCAGCAGGGTGAGGTGTTTGGGTGTCAATTTCATCCAGAACGGAGCGGCCCCGCTGGATTGAAAATCTATAAGGCTTTCGCCAATCGAGTGGGCAAGGAGACGGAGCATGTCTGA